A region from the Capra hircus breed San Clemente chromosome X unlocalized genomic scaffold, ASM170441v1, whole genome shotgun sequence genome encodes:
- the NKAP gene encoding NF-kappa-B-activating protein, whose product MAPVSGSRSPEWEASSSGGKRRSSSKSPKPSKSSRSPRGRRSRSRSCSRSGDRNGLSHQLTGSSQGSRNQSYRSRSRSRSRERPSAPRGAPFASASSSAYYGGYSRPYGSDKPWPSLLDKEREESLRQKRLSERERIGELGAPEVWGLSPKNPEPDSDEHTPVEDEEPKKSTSSASTSEEEKKKKKKSSHSKERSKKRRKKKSSKRKHKKYSDDSDSDSDSDTDSSDEDTKRRTKKAKKKEKKKKHRSKKYKKKKSKKNRKDSSDSSSKESQEEFLENPWKDRSKPEEPSDLIGPEAPKTLASQDDKPLNYGHALLPGEGAAMAEYVKAGKRIPRRGEIGLTSEEIASFECSGYVMSGSRHRRMEAVRLRKENQIYSADEKRALASFNQEERRKRENKILASFREMVYRKTKGKEDK is encoded by the exons ATGGCTCCGGTGTCTGGCTCCCGCAGCCCGGAGTGGGAGGCCTCGAGCTCCGGGGGGAAGCGTCGCAGTTCTTCGAAGAGCCCTAAGCCTAGCAAATCCTCTCGCTCCCCGCGCGGCCGCCGCTCTCGCTCGCGCTCTTGCTCTCGGTCCGGGGACCGGAATGGCCTCAGCCATCAGCTGACTGGCTCCAGCCAAGGCTCCCGAAACCAGTCCTACCGTTCGCGCTCGCGATCACGCTCTCGAGAGCGGCCCTCCGCACCGCGCGGCGCCCCTTTCGCTTCTGCCTCCTCGTCTGCCTATTATGGCGGCTACTCACGCCCCTACGGGAGCGACAAGCCGTGGCCTAGCCTCCTGGacaaggagagggaggagagctTGCGGCAGAA GAGActaagtgagagagagaggattGGAGAATTGGGAGCTCCTGAAGTGTGGGGACTTTCTCCAAAGAATCCAGAACCAGA CTCTGATGAACACACACCAGTAGAGGATGAAGAGCCAAAGAAAAGCACCAGTTCAGCTTCTACTTCagaag aagaaaagaagaagaagaagaagtctaGTCATTCAAAAGAAAGATccaagaaaaggaggaagaaaaaatcatctaaaagaaaacacaagaagTATTCTGATGATAGTGACAGCGACTCTGATTCTGACACAGACTCCAGTG ATGAAGATACAAAAAGGAGAACAAAGAAagccaagaaaaaggaaaagaagaagaaacacagatc gaagaaatataagaaaaagaagtCTAAGAAGAACAGAAAAGATTCCAGTGACTCAAGTTCTAAAGAGTCCCAAGAAGAGTTTCTGGAGAATCCTTGGAAGGATCGATCAA AGCCTGAAGAACCCTCAGATTTGATTGGCCCGGAGGCTCCCAAAACACTTGCCTCTCAAGATGATAAACCTCTGAA CTATGGCCATGCTCTGTTACCCGGTGAAGGTGCAGCTATGGCTGAATATGTAAAAGCTGGAAAACGTATCCCACGAAGAGGTGAAATTGGCTTGACAAGTGAAGAAATTGCATCATTTGAATGTTCAGGTTATGTAATGAGTGGTAGCAG GCATCGCCGAATGGAAGCTGTGCGTCTGCGAAAAGAGAACCAGATCTATAGTGCTGATGAGAAGAGAGCCCTTGCATCCTTTAACCAAGAAGAGAGAcgaaagagagaaaacaagatcCTGGCCAGTTTTCGAGAGATGGTATACAGAAAAACTAAAGGGAAAGAGGACAAATAA
- the AKAP14 gene encoding A-kinase anchor protein 14 has protein sequence MNVTKNVKFEKEANEDKASTSQAMATEDPQDITKIALTLAKDAITAAVKSAEEAENPVKNIDWITHGEFTEEKGRQQVEEFVLNWEYQDRWEHYTEFLRKEDAFHSFYYIYCVRWSIPTARRPIAQITASVYFTIKVNKNKPLNNILS, from the exons atgaatgtgacCAAAAATGTCAAATTTGAGAAGGAAGCAAATGAGGATAAAGCTTCTACAAGCCAGGCGATGGCTACAGAAGACCCCCAAGACATAACAAAAATAGCTCTAACTTTAGCCAAGGATGCCATCACTGCTGCTGTCAAATCTGCAGAAG AAGCTGAAAACCCTGTCAAAAATATCGACTGGATCACCCATGgtgaattcacagaagaaaaggGCCGTCAACAAGTTGAGGAGTTTGTTTTG AACTGGGAGTATCAAGACCGCTGGGAGCACTACACAGAGTTTTTAAGGAAGGAAGATGCGTTTCACAGCTTCTACTACATCTACTGTGTACGGTGGAGCATCCCAACTGCTCGGAGACCCATAGCCCAAATCACCGCCAGTGTGTACTTCACCATCAaggtcaacaaaaacaaacctcTG AACAACATTCTCTCCTAG